The following nucleotide sequence is from bacterium.
CGGTCGAGACGGGCAACGGCCTCGTCGGCGCCAGCTTCCGCGAGGTGCCCGGCAACAGCCGCGAGCGCGTGCTCGGCATCGCGCGCGCCATGGAGGAGGCGGGCCTCGGCGTCGTGATCGAGGTCGGCTGGCCGGGGCGCCCGCTCTTCGACATCCCGGTGAGCGAGGGGCGGCTCGGGGTCGTCGTCATGGGCGGCCTCAACCCCGTCGCGATCCTCGAGGAGACGGGGATGCGCGTGCGCCAGACCGGCGCGCTCGCCGGCCTCGTCGACTACCGCGACCTCATCCCCTACGGCAGCCTGGCGGACCGCGCCGCGAGGCTGTAGCCGCAGACGGGCCCTTATCGGCCCGCCCCGGAACGAAGCTGGAGGGGGCCGAGAAGGGTCCGGATGCAAGCCGCGCGACGAGGCGAATGCCGAGACGGGCTAGCGCCCGTCGCAGGCAGGCGCGAGGAGCGCAACGCCGCAGACGGGCCCTTATCGGCCCCTGACTACTTGGTGGGCGAGAATTCGTCCTTGCTGGCGCCGCAGACGGGGCAGACCCAGTCCGCCGGGAGGTTCTCGAAGGGGGTCTTCGGGGGGACGCCGCTCATCGGGTCGCCCTGGTTGGGGTCGTAGACGTAGCCGCAGACGTTGCACTTGTACTTCGTCATTCCAGCCTCCCTCGGT
It contains:
- a CDS encoding rubredoxin produces the protein MTKYKCNVCGYVYDPNQGDPMSGVPPKTPFENLPADWVCPVCGASKDEFSPTK